From Mesorhizobium sp. Pch-S:
CAGTTTTCGGTTTCGTGGTCAGGATGCTGGAAGGAGATGATGTGCTCCTGCCGCGCGTAATAGTCCGCATTCTGGTGCGCCGGCGTCTCGAAGATCTTCTCCACCCAGGGCAGCCGCGAGGCGTAATTGACCTGGTGCGTCGGTGCCAGATCGGAACGGTCGTCGAAACTGCCGATCGAAATCTCCAGCGCATCGGGGCTCTTGTAGGTCATCGGCGTGCCGCAACGCTTGCAGAAACCGCGCGCGATGTTGACGGACGACTGGAAATAGCTCGGCTCCTCATGCACCCATTCGACGCCCGCCGACGGCACGGTGACGAAAGCACCGAAGAACGAGCCAAACTGCTTCTGGCACATGCGGCAATGGCAGATGGACGGGCGCCCCAGCTCGCCGCTTATGCGGAAACGCACGGCCCCGCACTGGCAGCCGCCGGTTCTGGTGGCATCGGTCATGATATGTCCTCCGGGGGCCAGGTTGCGGTGTCGTGATCGGGATGCTGGTGGTTCACCATCGAGGCGATGAACGGGACGGAGGCGGGGTCATCCTCGGTTACGCCGCCGGGCAATGAGGGAATGTCATCCACATAAGGCAGCTTGGCCTCGATGCCCCACTGGACCGTGGGTGGAATTTCTTCCGGATGATCGAAGGCTGCGATGGCGAGCGCGATGCCATGGGGATCGCCGAAGGTCAGCGGCGTGCCGCATTCCGGGCAAAAACCGCGCTTGGCGAAACTGGACGACTGAAAAAACTTCGGCTCGGCACGCGTCCATGTCAGCTTGGCGCCGGCGATAGAGACCAGCGGCTGGTAAAAATTGCCGCTCGCCTTCTGGCACATGCGGCAATGGCAGATCGAGGCATCACCGAGCACGCCTTCGACGCGAAAACGCACCGCGCCGCATTGGCATCCGCCGGTATAAATGGGTTTGTTATCGAGGCTCATCACGCCGGCCCATGGCAAACGGCTTCGATGTTGTTGCCGTCGGGGTCGAAGACGAAAGCCGCGTAATAATGCTCGTGATAGTGCGGGCGCAGCCCCGGAGCCCCGTTGTCCCTGCCGCCCGCAACGACCGCCGCCTTGTGGAAAGCATCGACATCGGCCCGGCTGTTGGCAGCGAAAGCATAGTGACGGCCCGGCGCCG
This genomic window contains:
- a CDS encoding GFA family protein, producing the protein MSLDNKPIYTGGCQCGAVRFRVEGVLGDASICHCRMCQKASGNFYQPLVSIAGAKLTWTRAEPKFFQSSSFAKRGFCPECGTPLTFGDPHGIALAIAAFDHPEEIPPTVQWGIEAKLPYVDDIPSLPGGVTEDDPASVPFIASMVNHQHPDHDTATWPPEDIS
- a CDS encoding GFA family protein, with the protein product MTDATRTGGCQCGAVRFRISGELGRPSICHCRMCQKQFGSFFGAFVTVPSAGVEWVHEEPSYFQSSVNIARGFCKRCGTPMTYKSPDALEISIGSFDDRSDLAPTHQVNYASRLPWVEKIFETPAHQNADYYARQEHIISFQHPDHETENWPEKGLKL
- a CDS encoding VOC family protein, translated to MIDHTGISVVDFEAAKTFYDKAMAPLGASLLYMVPEQYTGGAKVGGYGRDRPVFWLHETRTSAPGRHYAFAANSRADVDAFHKAAVVAGGRDNGAPGLRPHYHEHYYAAFVFDPDGNNIEAVCHGPA